One Echinicola strongylocentroti DNA window includes the following coding sequences:
- a CDS encoding SelT/SelW/SelH family protein, whose amino-acid sequence MHNHVTITYCTQCRWMLRADWMGQELLTTFEEELDELSLRPGTGGVFEVEANGQLVWSRKENGRFPEITELKQVVRDVIAPDKGLGHADRKEK is encoded by the coding sequence ATGCACAATCACGTAACAATCACATATTGCACCCAGTGTCGTTGGATGCTCAGGGCGGATTGGATGGGACAGGAGCTGCTGACGACTTTTGAAGAGGAGCTGGATGAGCTTAGCCTTCGTCCTGGGACGGGCGGTGTCTTTGAAGTAGAGGCCAATGGCCAATTGGTCTGGTCACGCAAAGAGAATGGCCGGTTTCCCGAAATCACCGAACTAAAGCAAGTGGTGAGAGATGTGATCGCCCCTGACAAAGGCTTGGGGCATGCGGATAGGAAAGAAAAATGA
- a CDS encoding outer membrane beta-barrel protein — protein MKKIVIMLVLGLFVSLQASAQESKVTLSYPIGFAIGDVSDYVKPSSFRGIAIDYRKMINDNVGVGFSTGWNVFYEELAYDTYEFENQAVSGKQYRNSNHVPILFNGAYYMEPRAAVNPFVSVGIGTVYTRRNTDMGQFTMEQEAWNFALAPEVGMLIEFASGFASSVSVQYYNGFQAGNELNDPQSYFALKIGFEL, from the coding sequence ATGAAAAAAATAGTGATAATGCTTGTTTTGGGGCTATTTGTTTCCCTCCAAGCTTCCGCACAAGAGAGTAAGGTGACCTTATCATATCCCATCGGATTTGCCATAGGTGACGTGAGTGATTATGTAAAACCTAGCAGCTTCAGAGGAATAGCGATTGATTACAGGAAAATGATCAATGACAATGTAGGGGTGGGTTTTTCTACGGGTTGGAACGTGTTTTATGAAGAATTGGCCTATGATACGTATGAGTTTGAAAACCAGGCCGTGTCCGGTAAGCAATACCGCAACAGTAACCATGTGCCCATTTTGTTTAATGGAGCATATTATATGGAGCCACGGGCGGCGGTCAATCCATTTGTCAGCGTAGGGATAGGTACGGTGTATACACGGAGAAATACAGATATGGGACAGTTTACCATGGAGCAAGAAGCTTGGAATTTTGCATTGGCACCTGAAGTGGGCATGCTGATAGAGTTTGCCAGTGGATTTGCTTCATCAGTATCGGTGCAGTATTACAATGGCTTCCAAGCGGGAAACGAACTGAACGATCCCCAATCCTATTTTGCACTTAAGATAGGTTTTGAGTTATAG
- a CDS encoding HdeD family acid-resistance protein has product MNTGANRLEKTIRQWYILFIVGLVFIGLGVYTFVTPAKAYLALSIVFSLSFLITGLGEISFSLINKRIFDRWGWILAFGLLNCLVGILLLSRPEVSLATMPLYLGFLILFRSVGAISYAYEIKQMGVTDWSGVLSLGILGVIFSFILIWNPILGGLTIVSWTALCFLSIGILSVYLSLQLRKFGK; this is encoded by the coding sequence ATGAATACAGGAGCCAATCGCTTAGAAAAAACCATTCGCCAATGGTACATATTGTTTATTGTCGGCCTTGTTTTTATCGGGCTAGGCGTGTATACATTTGTGACACCTGCGAAGGCTTATTTGGCATTGTCCATTGTTTTTAGTCTGTCATTCCTTATCACAGGTTTAGGGGAAATTTCCTTTTCATTGATTAATAAGCGGATTTTTGATCGTTGGGGATGGATTTTAGCATTTGGGTTGCTAAATTGTCTAGTGGGAATATTATTGCTCAGCCGTCCAGAGGTGTCCTTGGCTACCATGCCACTTTACCTTGGTTTTTTAATTTTGTTCAGATCAGTCGGCGCCATTAGTTATGCCTATGAGATTAAGCAAATGGGAGTTACTGATTGGTCAGGAGTACTTTCACTAGGAATCTTAGGAGTGATATTTTCATTTATTCTTATATGGAACCCTATTTTGGGCGGCCTTACGATAGTGAGCTGGACAGCACTGTGCTTTTTATCCATCGGGATTCTCAGCGTTTATTTGTCTTTACAGCTGCGTAAGTTTGGTAAATGA